The proteins below are encoded in one region of Ostrea edulis chromosome 3, xbOstEdul1.1, whole genome shotgun sequence:
- the LOC125674377 gene encoding uncharacterized protein LOC125674377 isoform X2 has translation MDHIPRVSEVLYVGLCWEMGTPKEVTIRRDVLDMEEMIETPLQIYRGERLMMSGSYREGFRFKSSDRDRMFWGCHYKLISDISQSSFYTASGNTIILMDSMDTPPGFVRLQLLTPTSNPNISSSLVLLNDRVYISSSQFQQRSVDFSNNISPHQIFTPHGPCTTSTIASIEADYAHCFASIHWPALTRPWIDRCLRHTWPPVRVLTDIVNNGCHCVPIGSKILSSENQLEWRLSFSQAEQKLVYAMNHTQFLCYGLLKIFLKEVISYNVEEPLLCSYFMKTTMFWIIQAGCIRWCPQDLLNCFWTCFKYLIHCVYRGEFPNFFIPQNNMFLNKVVGHARTSLLEQLYQYYRMGVSCLLHSKTLRSILLPALSSPSFVLHSAEGHYNAVEAIDLVVQREIFSLPFPWKEFTHCLLLLKSIDKLSRLSLSPYQTLTLQYATAGVLTQTAFVMVNNDTCCTHRQVYTLDKTVCNMLKLVARVGSVTQSLYLALYYYRMGHRI, from the coding sequence GATCACATTCCCCGTGTGTCAGAAGTCCTCTACGTGGGTCTATGTTGGGAGATGGGGACACCGAAAGAAGTGACCATCAGAAGGGACGTGTTGGACATGGAGGAAATGATAGAGACACCTCTACAGATATACAGAGGAGAGAGACTGATGATGAGTGGTAGTTATAGGGAGGGGTTCAGGTTTAAATCATCTGACAGGGACCGCATGTTCTGGGGCTGTCATTACAAATTGATATCCGATATATCTCAGTCCTCGTTTTATACTGCATCAGGAAATACCATTATCCTAATGGACAGTATGGATACACCTCCTGGATTTGTCAGATTGCAGCTCCTAACACCAACGTCAAATCCCAACATCAGTTCATCTCTCGTCCTACTCAATGACAGAGTTTATATATCAAGTTCACAGTTCCAACAGCGATCGGTCGATTTCAGTAATAATATTTCACCTCACCAGATTTTCACTCCTCATGGCCCTTGtactacttctactattgcatccattGAAGCCGATTACGCTCACTGTTTTGCCAGCATACACTGGCCTGCATTAACACGACCCTGGATTGACAGATGTCTCAGGCATACTTGGCCTCCAGTACGTGTCCTTACagatattgtaaacaatggTTGTCACTGTGTGCCTATAGGAAGTAAAATTCTCTCTAGTGAAAACCAATTAGAATGGAGATTGTCATTTTCTCAAGCTGAACAAAAACTAGTTTACGCCATGAACCACACCCAATTTTTATGTTACGGActtctgaaaatatttctaaaggaGGTCATTAGTTACAATGTAGAAGAGCCATTATTGTGTTCGTATTTCATGAAAACTACAATGTTCTGGATTATACAGGCGGGGTGTATCAGATGGTGTCCCCAAGATTTACTGAACTGTTTCTGGACGTGTTTCAAGTATCTCATTCACTGTGTTTATCGCGGTGAGTTCCCGAACTTTTTCATTCCACAGAACAATATGTTCCTAAACAAAGTTGTAGGTCACGCCCGCACATCTTTACTGGAACAACTTTATCAGTATTACAGAATGGGCGTGTCCTGTCTGCTACACAGTAAAACCCTCAGATCGATCCTACTACCAGCCCTCAGTAGTCCGTCCTTTGTTTTACACTCGGCTGAAGGACATTATAACGCTGTCGAGGCGATAGATCTTGTTGTCCAAAGGGAGATATTTTCACTCCCCTTTCCCTGGAAAGAATTCACTCACTGTCTTCTGCTGCTGAAATCAATAGATAAATTATCACGGTTATCTCTCTCACCATACCAAACATTAACATTACAGTATGCTACAGCAGGGGTTCTCACTCAGACGGCCTTTGTTATGGTAAACAATGATACATGCTGCACACATAGACAAGTGTACACATTAGACAAGACGGTGTGTAATATGTTGAAACTGGTAGCACGTGTAGGTAGTGTAACCCAGTCACTGTATCTAGCTCTGTATTACTATAGAATGGGTCACCGTATCTAG
- the LOC125674377 gene encoding uncharacterized protein LOC125674377 isoform X1 produces MRYRMDHIPRVSEVLYVGLCWEMGTPKEVTIRRDVLDMEEMIETPLQIYRGERLMMSGSYREGFRFKSSDRDRMFWGCHYKLISDISQSSFYTASGNTIILMDSMDTPPGFVRLQLLTPTSNPNISSSLVLLNDRVYISSSQFQQRSVDFSNNISPHQIFTPHGPCTTSTIASIEADYAHCFASIHWPALTRPWIDRCLRHTWPPVRVLTDIVNNGCHCVPIGSKILSSENQLEWRLSFSQAEQKLVYAMNHTQFLCYGLLKIFLKEVISYNVEEPLLCSYFMKTTMFWIIQAGCIRWCPQDLLNCFWTCFKYLIHCVYRGEFPNFFIPQNNMFLNKVVGHARTSLLEQLYQYYRMGVSCLLHSKTLRSILLPALSSPSFVLHSAEGHYNAVEAIDLVVQREIFSLPFPWKEFTHCLLLLKSIDKLSRLSLSPYQTLTLQYATAGVLTQTAFVMVNNDTCCTHRQVYTLDKTVCNMLKLVARVGSVTQSLYLALYYYRMGHRI; encoded by the coding sequence GATCACATTCCCCGTGTGTCAGAAGTCCTCTACGTGGGTCTATGTTGGGAGATGGGGACACCGAAAGAAGTGACCATCAGAAGGGACGTGTTGGACATGGAGGAAATGATAGAGACACCTCTACAGATATACAGAGGAGAGAGACTGATGATGAGTGGTAGTTATAGGGAGGGGTTCAGGTTTAAATCATCTGACAGGGACCGCATGTTCTGGGGCTGTCATTACAAATTGATATCCGATATATCTCAGTCCTCGTTTTATACTGCATCAGGAAATACCATTATCCTAATGGACAGTATGGATACACCTCCTGGATTTGTCAGATTGCAGCTCCTAACACCAACGTCAAATCCCAACATCAGTTCATCTCTCGTCCTACTCAATGACAGAGTTTATATATCAAGTTCACAGTTCCAACAGCGATCGGTCGATTTCAGTAATAATATTTCACCTCACCAGATTTTCACTCCTCATGGCCCTTGtactacttctactattgcatccattGAAGCCGATTACGCTCACTGTTTTGCCAGCATACACTGGCCTGCATTAACACGACCCTGGATTGACAGATGTCTCAGGCATACTTGGCCTCCAGTACGTGTCCTTACagatattgtaaacaatggTTGTCACTGTGTGCCTATAGGAAGTAAAATTCTCTCTAGTGAAAACCAATTAGAATGGAGATTGTCATTTTCTCAAGCTGAACAAAAACTAGTTTACGCCATGAACCACACCCAATTTTTATGTTACGGActtctgaaaatatttctaaaggaGGTCATTAGTTACAATGTAGAAGAGCCATTATTGTGTTCGTATTTCATGAAAACTACAATGTTCTGGATTATACAGGCGGGGTGTATCAGATGGTGTCCCCAAGATTTACTGAACTGTTTCTGGACGTGTTTCAAGTATCTCATTCACTGTGTTTATCGCGGTGAGTTCCCGAACTTTTTCATTCCACAGAACAATATGTTCCTAAACAAAGTTGTAGGTCACGCCCGCACATCTTTACTGGAACAACTTTATCAGTATTACAGAATGGGCGTGTCCTGTCTGCTACACAGTAAAACCCTCAGATCGATCCTACTACCAGCCCTCAGTAGTCCGTCCTTTGTTTTACACTCGGCTGAAGGACATTATAACGCTGTCGAGGCGATAGATCTTGTTGTCCAAAGGGAGATATTTTCACTCCCCTTTCCCTGGAAAGAATTCACTCACTGTCTTCTGCTGCTGAAATCAATAGATAAATTATCACGGTTATCTCTCTCACCATACCAAACATTAACATTACAGTATGCTACAGCAGGGGTTCTCACTCAGACGGCCTTTGTTATGGTAAACAATGATACATGCTGCACACATAGACAAGTGTACACATTAGACAAGACGGTGTGTAATATGTTGAAACTGGTAGCACGTGTAGGTAGTGTAACCCAGTCACTGTATCTAGCTCTGTATTACTATAGAATGGGTCACCGTATCTAG